In the genome of Candidatus Saccharibacteria bacterium oral taxon 488, one region contains:
- the mraY gene encoding phospho-N-acetylmuramoyl-pentapeptide-transferase: MATALQTMTNELTHVFLLSVGAFLLAMFLTPIYTFFAYRYRFWKHQRENAVTGEKLQVFNRLHEGKIRRNIPTMAGVISVIAAGLVTLLFNLDRAQTWLPLAAFAGGAAVGLIDDYLNIFGSNKKDAGMRAPVKFALITLIGLVLGWFFYVKLGVMSFHVPFMGDVSIGWLIIPLFAFAAVATGNAVNISDGLDGLAGGLLGISFGAFGVIALLQQQVLLAGFCFTVVGVLLSYLWFNIYPARFFMGDVGSFAYGVSLGVVAMLTNSLLLLPVIGLLFVIEAGSSLIQIVSKKLFKRKIFLSAPIHHHLEASGWPETKVTMRFWVIGCVMAFIGVMLALAGGHIA, encoded by the coding sequence ATGGCAACTGCTTTACAAACAATGACCAACGAATTAACGCACGTATTTTTGCTCAGTGTCGGGGCGTTCTTACTAGCGATGTTTTTGACGCCGATTTATACGTTTTTTGCCTATCGATACCGGTTTTGGAAGCACCAGCGCGAAAATGCGGTGACAGGGGAAAAGCTTCAGGTATTTAATCGGCTGCATGAGGGAAAAATACGGCGCAATATTCCAACGATGGCTGGTGTTATCAGTGTGATCGCGGCTGGGCTGGTGACATTATTGTTTAATTTGGATCGAGCGCAGACATGGCTGCCACTGGCGGCGTTTGCTGGCGGTGCGGCGGTGGGGCTGATCGATGACTATTTGAATATTTTTGGTAGCAACAAGAAAGATGCTGGCATGCGTGCACCGGTTAAGTTTGCGCTGATTACGCTGATTGGTTTGGTGCTTGGTTGGTTTTTCTATGTCAAGTTGGGCGTGATGAGCTTTCATGTGCCGTTTATGGGAGATGTGAGTATTGGCTGGTTGATCATTCCGTTGTTTGCGTTTGCGGCGGTGGCGACTGGTAACGCAGTGAATATTTCTGATGGTTTGGATGGTTTGGCCGGTGGGCTACTGGGGATTAGCTTTGGGGCGTTTGGGGTGATTGCCTTGCTGCAACAACAGGTGTTACTGGCGGGATTCTGCTTCACGGTGGTTGGTGTGTTACTGAGCTATCTCTGGTTTAACATCTATCCAGCACGGTTTTTCATGGGCGATGTTGGTAGTTTTGCTTACGGGGTAAGTTTGGGGGTGGTGGCAATGCTGACTAATTCATTGCTGCTGCTGCCGGTGATTGGGTTGTTGTTTGTGATCGAGGCGGGCTCGAGCTTGATCCAGATTGTGAGCAAAAAACTCTTTAAGCGCAAAATTTTCTTGTCAGCGCCAATCCATCATCACCTGGAGGCCAGCGGTTGGCCAGAAACTAAAGTGACGATGCGATTTTGGGTGATTGGCTGCGTGATGGCGTTTATCGGCGTGATGCTGGCGCTGGCGGGGGGTCATATTGCGTAA
- a CDS encoding cell division/cell wall cluster transcriptional repressor MraZ, whose translation MQTDYFERKLDDKRRLTIPAELRAEFASGVVLTRGFGNYLHLYPQRVWDREVEGALTGSILDERVADLNVKFRRGKTASALDQKQGRVTIEQHLLDYAGIDREVVAVRAGAYFRLMAAENAD comes from the coding sequence GTGCAGACAGATTACTTTGAGCGAAAGTTGGACGACAAGCGGCGCTTGACGATCCCGGCCGAGCTCAGGGCAGAGTTTGCGTCTGGCGTTGTGTTGACCCGCGGGTTTGGCAACTATCTGCACCTGTATCCACAGCGAGTCTGGGATCGGGAAGTGGAGGGCGCGCTGACCGGAAGTATTCTGGATGAGCGTGTGGCCGACCTGAACGTCAAGTTTCGCCGCGGTAAAACCGCCTCGGCGCTCGACCAGAAACAGGGGCGAGTGACGATTGAGCAGCATTTACTCGACTATGCTGGCATTGACCGGGAAGTCGTGGCGGTGCGGGCGGGCGCGTATTTTCGGCTGATGGCGGCTGAGAATGCAGACTGA
- a CDS encoding type IV secretion system DNA-binding domain-containing protein, with amino-acid sequence MEIISSMISFLTQWYVWIPITAVLSFLTWRNYQRADEFEPTESVLLVLEIPKANDKKELAAEQLFASLHGILRDKRELRLSGGRQEHISFEIASVNGQIRFYVWVPRTLQSFVEGQIYAQYPTVQIHVASEDYTEHEREHSTVYTTELTLTAPEFLPIRTFQTFEVDPLAGITGTLAKLELTGEELWVQVLIRPIADSWQQSADRWIASVKSGHKLIPGLGGGGLQWIGTLLEALWRPPGQGSDGKKAPELSERDKTRVSEAEKKATKLGYDVKIRLAYLGEDQTSAKLHMQALVGAFKQFNSTNLNGFRAVKGAFGKEFLDKYRKRAFYGDGYILNIEELASVFHLPHTNVETPNIVWASAKTAEPPSKLPVLTGSDANDDQISAFGVTNFRGINHQFGMLRYDRSRHVYIIGQTGAGKSGLLELFALSDIFHNQGYAIIDPHGDFAINNMKFIPGSRLNDVVYFNPADTAYPLGFNPLEVTNPNQKTNISSEVIGVLKRMFGESWGPRLEYILRYTILALLDRPETTMLDITRMLTDKNFRKETLGYCRDTVVLQFWNVEFASWNDKFVAEAVAPVLNKVGAFTANPIIRNIIGQPKSTFNIRQIMDEGRILIVNLSKGLIGEDNAAILGSFLVTKIQLAAMSRSDIPDIRDRRPFYLYVDEFQNFATDSFATILSEARKYGLNLTVANQYISQMNETVRDAVFGNVGTMISFRVSADDAPILAKQFEPNFEAVDLLQMHNRNFVINMVIGGEKTPAFSARTLELPPSQADNTPHIIEHSRRMYSRSREDVEREIAAVIMPPRPQAVAAAALAQPVQAATNQPVQGATATNTQHPAPQPEPVTDSGEVILQIRGNSAFESAATDTTTPKKRRRRRKKSST; translated from the coding sequence ATGGAAATTATCTCTTCGATGATTAGTTTTTTAACACAGTGGTACGTCTGGATACCCATCACAGCCGTGCTGTCATTCTTGACGTGGCGCAACTATCAGCGGGCCGACGAATTCGAACCGACCGAGAGTGTGTTATTAGTACTCGAAATCCCCAAAGCCAACGACAAGAAAGAACTAGCCGCCGAGCAATTATTCGCCAGCCTGCACGGTATCTTGCGCGACAAACGCGAACTTAGGTTATCGGGCGGGCGACAGGAGCATATCAGCTTTGAAATCGCCTCGGTCAACGGTCAAATTCGTTTTTACGTCTGGGTACCCCGGACGCTACAGAGCTTCGTCGAGGGACAAATTTACGCCCAGTACCCAACCGTTCAAATCCACGTCGCCAGCGAAGATTACACCGAGCACGAGCGTGAGCACTCCACCGTGTACACCACTGAGCTAACCTTGACGGCGCCAGAGTTCTTGCCAATTCGCACCTTTCAAACCTTTGAAGTCGATCCACTGGCGGGAATTACCGGTACGCTGGCCAAGCTAGAATTGACCGGCGAGGAACTCTGGGTGCAGGTACTCATCAGGCCGATCGCCGACAGCTGGCAACAGTCCGCTGATCGCTGGATCGCCAGCGTCAAGAGTGGGCATAAACTCATCCCCGGGCTCGGCGGTGGCGGCCTGCAATGGATCGGTACGCTACTCGAGGCCCTCTGGAGACCACCGGGCCAGGGAAGTGATGGCAAAAAAGCGCCCGAGCTATCTGAGCGTGACAAGACGCGCGTTTCTGAGGCAGAGAAGAAGGCCACTAAATTAGGCTACGACGTCAAGATCCGCCTGGCGTACCTCGGTGAAGATCAAACCAGCGCCAAGCTACATATGCAGGCGCTGGTCGGTGCTTTTAAGCAATTCAACTCAACCAACCTCAACGGCTTTCGCGCCGTCAAGGGTGCGTTCGGCAAGGAGTTTCTCGACAAGTACCGCAAGCGCGCGTTTTACGGCGATGGCTACATCTTGAACATCGAAGAGCTAGCTTCTGTCTTTCACTTGCCGCACACCAATGTCGAGACGCCAAACATCGTCTGGGCCAGCGCCAAAACCGCCGAACCGCCGTCCAAGCTGCCTGTTCTGACCGGCAGCGACGCCAATGACGACCAAATTTCCGCCTTTGGCGTCACCAATTTCCGCGGCATCAACCATCAATTCGGCATGCTGCGCTACGACCGCTCGCGCCACGTCTACATCATCGGCCAGACGGGGGCAGGTAAGTCGGGTTTACTGGAGCTGTTCGCGCTCAGCGACATCTTTCACAATCAAGGCTACGCCATCATCGACCCGCACGGCGACTTCGCCATCAACAATATGAAATTCATCCCCGGCTCACGGCTGAACGACGTCGTCTATTTCAACCCGGCCGACACTGCCTATCCACTCGGCTTCAACCCGCTGGAAGTCACCAACCCGAACCAAAAAACCAATATTTCATCAGAGGTCATCGGCGTTCTGAAGCGTATGTTTGGCGAGAGTTGGGGCCCGCGGCTGGAGTACATTTTGCGCTACACCATCCTGGCGCTGCTCGACCGCCCAGAAACAACCATGCTCGACATCACTCGCATGCTGACTGATAAAAACTTCCGCAAAGAAACGCTAGGCTATTGCCGTGACACCGTGGTCTTGCAGTTCTGGAACGTCGAATTCGCCAGCTGGAACGACAAATTCGTCGCCGAAGCGGTCGCGCCAGTCCTCAACAAGGTCGGCGCCTTTACCGCCAACCCCATCATCCGCAACATCATCGGCCAGCCCAAATCCACCTTCAACATCCGCCAAATTATGGACGAAGGCAGAATTCTCATCGTCAATTTGTCCAAGGGTTTGATCGGCGAGGACAACGCCGCCATCCTCGGCTCATTCCTGGTCACCAAGATTCAGCTGGCTGCCATGTCGCGCTCTGACATCCCTGACATCCGCGACCGCCGCCCATTCTATCTTTACGTCGACGAGTTCCAGAACTTTGCCACCGATTCATTTGCCACCATCCTGTCTGAAGCCCGCAAATACGGCCTCAATCTGACCGTCGCCAACCAGTACATCTCACAGATGAACGAAACCGTGCGCGACGCGGTGTTTGGCAATGTTGGCACCATGATCTCGTTCCGCGTGTCTGCCGACGACGCACCAATCCTCGCCAAACAATTTGAGCCGAATTTTGAAGCCGTCGACCTCTTACAGATGCACAATCGTAATTTCGTCATCAATATGGTCATCGGGGGAGAGAAGACCCCGGCTTTCTCCGCGCGCACCCTCGAGCTCCCACCAAGCCAAGCCGACAACACACCGCACATCATCGAACATTCGCGGCGTATGTACTCACGGAGCCGGGAAGACGTTGAGCGAGAAATTGCCGCCGTCATCATGCCACCGCGCCCGCAAGCCGTCGCCGCAGCCGCACTAGCCCAGCCCGTTCAGGCGGCCACTAATCAACCGGTGCAGGGAGCCACGGCCACTAACACCCAACACCCCGCACCACAACCCGAACCCGTCACAGACAGCGGCGAAGTCATCTTGCAAATCCGCGGCAACAGCGCATTTGAATCAGCAGCTACCGACACCACCACACCGAAGAAACGCCGACGACGACGGAAGAAGAGTTCGACATAA
- the rsmH gene encoding 16S rRNA (cytosine(1402)-N(4))-methyltransferase RsmH, producing the protein MSIKEHPPQSEALQVSEPIHVPVLLEVTLDRLRPARGERYLDLTAGYGGHAREFLTRTDNYLGAVLVDRDDKAISTLGDLAEKGATLIHKDFVSAAQDLVKQGRTFDVILADLGVSSPQLDRAERGFSFRFDGPLDMRMDNRTETTAADIVNSYSVDELTRLITRYGEESPGRARRIAQAIVGARPIRGTTELADLIKHTVGRGGMKHHPATRTFQALRIEVNHELRLVEELLPLLPRLLSRGGRVGIISFHSLEDRLVKRYCWEQAAAGYEAELIIPEKKPVSGTEDVHNPRSRSAKFRYAVKT; encoded by the coding sequence ATGAGTATTAAAGAACATCCACCACAGTCGGAAGCGCTTCAAGTGAGCGAACCGATTCATGTTCCCGTACTCCTTGAGGTGACCTTGGATAGGTTGCGGCCAGCCAGAGGCGAGAGGTATCTCGACCTGACGGCTGGCTATGGCGGCCATGCCAGGGAATTCTTGACGAGGACGGATAATTACTTGGGCGCAGTGCTGGTTGACCGCGATGATAAAGCGATTAGCACGCTGGGCGATTTGGCCGAAAAAGGCGCGACGCTGATTCACAAGGATTTTGTGAGCGCAGCGCAGGATTTGGTCAAGCAGGGACGTACATTTGACGTGATTTTGGCTGATTTGGGGGTGTCGTCACCGCAGCTTGACAGAGCAGAGAGAGGTTTTTCGTTTCGGTTTGACGGGCCGCTGGATATGCGGATGGATAATCGGACGGAAACGACGGCAGCGGATATCGTCAATTCGTATTCGGTTGATGAGCTGACGCGGCTGATTACTCGTTACGGCGAGGAAAGTCCCGGACGGGCCAGGCGGATTGCGCAGGCAATTGTTGGTGCCAGGCCGATTCGGGGAACGACTGAGCTGGCTGATCTGATCAAGCACACTGTCGGTCGCGGCGGGATGAAACATCATCCGGCGACTCGCACCTTTCAGGCACTGCGCATTGAAGTCAATCACGAACTTCGGCTAGTTGAGGAATTATTGCCGCTGCTGCCACGCCTTCTTAGCAGGGGCGGGCGGGTCGGAATAATTAGCTTTCATAGCCTAGAGGATCGATTGGTTAAGCGATATTGCTGGGAGCAAGCAGCTGCCGGTTACGAGGCCGAGCTGATCATCCCAGAGAAAAAACCGGTGTCTGGAACAGAAGATGTTCACAATCCGCGCAGTCGAAGCGCCAAGTTTCGCTACGCCGTGAAAACATAA
- a CDS encoding FtsW/RodA/SpoVE family cell cycle protein encodes MRNRTATSTAKAVRRHRPMYQIVLYMGLLLMLGLVVMYALGPQRANVLNHTHGANYSDTFFFNKQLASVITAVVAFGVAAILPYRWLTEAWAKRLFVAGLAACFLLVVCGALLHLPFASDTNGAYRWFYLGGLGSFQPAELLKFGLLLFVAGFLAKRVRQGKINDINETLIPLGIVMAVSMFVVVVLQKDLGTGVSLVALVLSVLAVSGMDARLLRRIVFIIAAAALVLTFSSPHRIERVMTFIQGDTHQSASRDENNYHIQQARIALGSGGLLGLGIGKSVQATGYLPEAINDSIFAVMGETFGFVGLLVILALFSALLLSLLKVTSRLADMHLRLVVAGVFGWVASHVLMNIGSMTGIIPMTGISLPLLSYGGTSMLFIAAALGLAFQLSAYTAHKPLMEGEGSGKDLGGRRRLGRTRYASRGSV; translated from the coding sequence TTGCGTAACCGCACTGCCACCTCAACCGCCAAGGCGGTGCGTCGACATCGGCCGATGTATCAGATCGTGCTGTACATGGGGCTGTTATTGATGCTCGGGCTGGTGGTGATGTATGCGTTGGGACCGCAGCGGGCGAATGTGTTGAATCATACGCACGGCGCGAATTATAGCGACACCTTCTTTTTTAATAAGCAGCTGGCCAGTGTCATCACCGCTGTGGTGGCGTTTGGAGTGGCGGCGATATTGCCGTATCGGTGGTTGACCGAGGCGTGGGCCAAGCGGCTGTTTGTGGCGGGCTTGGCAGCGTGTTTCTTGTTGGTGGTTTGTGGGGCGTTGCTGCATCTGCCGTTTGCATCGGACACCAACGGTGCGTACCGCTGGTTTTATCTGGGTGGACTGGGTAGTTTTCAGCCGGCGGAGTTATTGAAATTTGGCTTACTATTGTTTGTGGCTGGATTTTTGGCCAAGCGGGTGCGTCAAGGCAAGATCAATGATATCAACGAGACGCTGATCCCGCTGGGTATTGTTATGGCGGTGTCGATGTTTGTGGTGGTGGTACTGCAGAAAGATTTGGGGACGGGTGTGTCGCTCGTAGCGCTGGTGCTGTCGGTGTTAGCGGTGTCGGGGATGGACGCTCGGCTACTGCGGCGCATTGTGTTCATTATCGCGGCGGCGGCGTTGGTGCTGACGTTCTCGTCGCCGCACCGCATCGAGCGCGTGATGACCTTTATCCAGGGTGATACGCATCAATCAGCCAGCCGGGATGAAAATAATTATCATATCCAGCAGGCGCGCATCGCCCTCGGCTCGGGTGGCCTACTGGGCCTCGGCATCGGTAAAAGCGTGCAGGCGACGGGCTACCTGCCGGAGGCGATTAACGACTCGATTTTTGCAGTGATGGGTGAGACCTTTGGTTTTGTTGGTTTGTTGGTTATCTTGGCACTGTTTTCGGCGCTGCTGCTGAGCCTGCTCAAGGTGACGTCGCGGCTGGCTGATATGCACCTAAGGCTAGTGGTGGCGGGCGTGTTTGGCTGGGTGGCGTCGCATGTGCTGATGAATATTGGCTCAATGACGGGGATTATTCCGATGACTGGTATCTCACTGCCGCTGCTCAGTTATGGCGGCACCAGCATGTTATTTATCGCAGCGGCGCTGGGTCTGGCATTTCAACTGTCAGCCTATACGGCGCACAAACCATTAATGGAAGGAGAGGGAAGTGGCAAAGATCTTGGCGGTCGGCGGCGGCTCGGGCGGACACGTTACGCCAGTCGTGGCAGTGTGTAA